From a single Pelobacter seleniigenes DSM 18267 genomic region:
- a CDS encoding RNA methyltransferase, producing MFDNKLAIVLVEPQGARNIGSVCRAMLNFGFTDLRLVNPQVDHLSFDARQMAVKAAWLLEQAKVFPSLQEALADCRLSFGTTRRFGRYREGLLHPEEAAEKLIPVVAEDPAALVFGREDKGLFTSELDLCQHFITIPTNDELPSMNLAQAVGVCLYETVRVEGQMAGRTHGPQKLAGNQQLESMFQHMKQSLVNIGYLNPQNPDHILRSFRRIFGRAELSEREVRILRGLFNQIDLFSGQKMTRKQEQGHG from the coding sequence TTGTTTGATAATAAACTTGCGATCGTCCTGGTCGAGCCTCAGGGCGCTCGTAATATCGGTTCCGTTTGCCGGGCCATGCTTAATTTCGGCTTTACCGACCTGCGGCTGGTTAACCCGCAGGTGGATCATCTGTCTTTTGATGCCAGACAGATGGCGGTTAAAGCTGCTTGGTTGCTGGAGCAGGCGAAGGTCTTTCCGTCATTGCAGGAAGCTCTGGCGGATTGTCGGCTCAGCTTCGGTACGACCCGGCGCTTCGGCCGTTATCGGGAAGGGCTGCTGCACCCTGAAGAAGCGGCTGAAAAACTTATTCCAGTGGTTGCCGAAGATCCGGCCGCGCTGGTCTTCGGGAGGGAAGACAAAGGGCTGTTCACTAGCGAGTTGGACCTTTGTCAACATTTCATAACCATTCCCACCAACGATGAGCTGCCTTCCATGAACCTGGCACAGGCAGTCGGGGTGTGCCTTTATGAGACGGTCAGGGTCGAGGGACAGATGGCCGGACGCACCCATGGCCCGCAAAAACTGGCTGGCAACCAACAGCTTGAAAGCATGTTCCAGCACATGAAGCAGTCGTTGGTCAATATCGGCTATCTCAACCCGCAGAATCCCGACCATATCTTGCGCAGCTTCAGGCGGATTTTCGGGCGCGCGGAATTGAGTGAACGCGAAGTGAGAATTTTGCGGGGACTGTTCAATCAGATCGATCTTTTTTCCGGACAGAAAATGACCAGAAAGCAAGAACAGGGTCATGGCTGA
- the rimP gene encoding ribosome maturation factor RimP, whose amino-acid sequence MSVTEQIAALVQPLLEDAGLELVDLEYKREQNGWTLRFFLDKEGGISLDDCADASREISSLLDVEDIIQTAYNLEVSSPGIERPLKKMADFERFSGKLAKIKTSEALDPSGTGKPQKTFTGVLAGVEGDDILMNLSGQGESLVRISFQQIEKANLQYEF is encoded by the coding sequence ATGTCAGTCACAGAACAAATAGCTGCACTGGTTCAACCCCTGCTGGAAGATGCCGGGCTTGAGCTGGTTGATCTTGAATACAAGCGGGAACAGAATGGTTGGACGCTGAGATTTTTCCTTGATAAGGAAGGTGGCATCAGTCTTGACGACTGCGCCGATGCGAGCCGTGAAATCAGTTCCTTGCTGGATGTTGAAGATATTATCCAGACCGCTTACAATCTGGAGGTATCATCCCCGGGAATTGAACGACCGCTGAAAAAAATGGCCGATTTTGAGCGCTTCTCCGGAAAGCTGGCTAAAATCAAGACTTCTGAGGCACTGGATCCAAGCGGCACAGGCAAACCCCAGAAAACTTTTACCGGGGTGCTGGCCGGAGTCGAGGGTGACGATATACTCATGAATTTGTCCGGCCAAGGGGAATCTTTGGTCAGGATTTCTTTTCAACAGATAGAGAAGGCGAACCTGCAGTACGAATTTTAG
- a CDS encoding DUF448 domain-containing protein: MTTAIMADEKKGPQRSCVACRSINNKDQLIRYVIDPGGRVLVDYRQKLPGRGAYTCFSLQCIAAAVKRKAFQRSFSGLAHPVDESSLVLDLRGMVEQKIVSLLGMARKSGQTVSGTNMVTDQLRKKGCALALVLVAKDISSAIGTKLENLAQRQNVECIHMFDKEKIGQILGKEEISALALASGALAEALLTELSRYRQLVREN; the protein is encoded by the coding sequence ATGACGACGGCGATAATGGCTGACGAAAAAAAAGGCCCGCAACGTTCCTGTGTCGCTTGCCGTTCAATTAACAACAAGGATCAATTGATTCGTTATGTTATTGACCCTGGCGGCCGGGTTCTGGTTGACTACCGCCAAAAACTGCCCGGACGGGGAGCCTATACATGCTTCTCTTTGCAGTGCATAGCAGCTGCAGTGAAAAGAAAAGCATTTCAACGCAGTTTCAGTGGACTTGCTCACCCGGTCGATGAGAGTTCGCTGGTGCTTGATCTGCGCGGCATGGTTGAACAGAAAATCGTTAGCCTGCTAGGTATGGCACGAAAATCGGGACAGACGGTCAGTGGAACCAATATGGTAACCGACCAACTTCGAAAAAAAGGATGCGCTCTGGCGCTGGTTCTGGTTGCGAAGGACATCTCATCCGCAATCGGCACCAAGCTGGAGAATCTGGCCCAACGCCAGAACGTAGAGTGCATCCATATGTTTGATAAAGAAAAAATCGGGCAGATACTCGGCAAAGAAGAAATCAGCGCTCTGGCGCTGGCATCCGGGGCATTGGCCGAGGCATTGCTGACTGAATTATCTAGATACAGGCAACTGGTAAGGGAGAATTGA
- a CDS encoding cofactor-independent phosphoglycerate mutase — translation MKYIILLGDGMADEPMAELNGKTPLQAAHTPNMDRLCQAGSSGLAATVPAGFPPGSDVANLSVFGYNPGDCYTGRSPLEAASMGVELTPTDVAFRLNLVWLEAHFGKLYMGDFSAGHISTAEADQLIRTLQQELGGGEFNFYTGVSYRHLLVWKNGKDRLSFTPPHDISTLSIEDYLPQGDGAAKLLDLTNSAQMLLNDHPINNRRVQEQKVPANSIWLWGHGRRPAMQTFQELHGLTGSVISAVDLIKGIGINAGLNVIDVPGATGYLDTNYRGKAEYAVNSLRDNDFVYVHVEAPDEAAHGGLLQEKIEAIESFDREVVGTILENLATIGDCRILVTPDHPTPVNKRTHTSDPVPYILFDSRQSEGSGPSGYSEENAARCGTIVPGHQLLSLLLDRNPSRS, via the coding sequence ATGAAATATATTATTTTACTCGGTGACGGCATGGCCGACGAACCGATGGCTGAATTAAACGGGAAAACACCGCTGCAGGCGGCGCATACACCCAATATGGATCGCTTGTGTCAAGCCGGCAGCAGCGGCCTGGCGGCAACCGTCCCGGCAGGCTTCCCGCCCGGCAGTGATGTTGCCAACCTGTCGGTGTTCGGCTACAATCCGGGCGACTGCTATACCGGACGCTCTCCGCTGGAAGCTGCCAGCATGGGGGTCGAACTGACACCGACGGATGTTGCCTTCCGATTGAATCTGGTCTGGCTGGAAGCCCATTTTGGAAAACTGTATATGGGCGATTTTTCCGCCGGGCATATCAGCACCGCTGAAGCTGACCAATTAATCCGGACCTTGCAGCAGGAGCTTGGTGGTGGCGAATTCAACTTTTATACCGGGGTCTCGTACCGACATCTGCTGGTCTGGAAAAACGGTAAAGATCGGCTCAGTTTTACCCCGCCCCATGATATCTCCACTCTCAGCATCGAAGATTATCTGCCCCAGGGGGATGGCGCTGCCAAGTTGCTCGATCTGACCAATTCGGCCCAGATGCTGCTTAATGACCATCCGATCAATAATCGCCGCGTCCAGGAGCAAAAGGTACCGGCAAATTCGATCTGGCTGTGGGGGCATGGTCGCCGGCCGGCGATGCAGACCTTCCAGGAGCTGCATGGCTTGACGGGCTCGGTCATTTCCGCTGTTGATCTGATCAAAGGGATCGGAATCAACGCTGGGCTGAACGTTATCGATGTCCCCGGTGCCACCGGTTATCTTGATACCAACTATCGAGGCAAAGCCGAGTATGCCGTGAATTCCCTGCGCGACAATGATTTTGTCTATGTTCATGTCGAGGCTCCGGACGAAGCGGCCCACGGCGGCTTGCTACAGGAAAAGATCGAGGCGATCGAAAGCTTTGATCGTGAGGTCGTCGGCACCATTCTGGAGAATCTGGCCACGATCGGCGATTGCCGGATTCTGGTCACCCCGGATCATCCGACCCCGGTTAATAAACGTACGCATACGTCTGACCCGGTTCCCTATATCCTGTTTGATTCACGTCAATCCGAAGGTTCTGGGCCCAGCGGATATTCAGAGGAAAACGCTGCCCGTTGCGGCACCATCGTACCCGGTCATCAGCTGTTGTCGCTGCTGCTGGACCGGAACCCGAGCCGTTCATGA
- the nusA gene encoding transcription termination factor NusA — protein sequence MVGNLNHIIDQVVKDKGINRDILIDALESAVLSAANKKFRNTRDLEAHFNDEIGEVEVFEFVTVVEEVVDSYKEIDIDEAREVDPDVEVGDSLGMMLEAGSFSRIAAQTAKQVIIQKVREAEREGVYTEFKDRVGEVVNGIVRRYERGDLIVDLGRAEALLPNREQVPRENYRQSDRVRAYISEVKMSAKGPQIILSRTHPGLLISLFSSEVPEIAEGIVEIKGAAREPGSRAKIAVVSHDVDVDPVGACVGMRGSRVQNVVTELRGERIDIIPWTPDPARFACAALAPAEVSRVYIDDEEQAMEIIVPDDQLSLAIGKKGQNVRLAAKLIGWKIDIKSETRAQEEEQEEAAPQPPAQEEEKELGKPELQVAEPAVELEEEQPDQEQE from the coding sequence ATGGTGGGTAATCTCAATCACATCATCGATCAGGTTGTAAAGGACAAGGGGATCAATCGCGATATCCTTATCGATGCTCTTGAGTCGGCAGTGCTCTCTGCGGCCAATAAAAAATTCAGAAATACCCGTGACCTCGAAGCTCATTTTAATGATGAGATCGGCGAGGTTGAGGTTTTTGAATTTGTGACCGTCGTTGAAGAAGTTGTTGACTCCTATAAAGAGATTGATATCGATGAAGCACGCGAGGTCGACCCGGATGTTGAGGTCGGCGATTCCCTCGGGATGATGCTTGAGGCAGGCAGCTTCAGCCGGATTGCCGCCCAGACCGCTAAGCAGGTCATCATTCAGAAGGTCCGTGAAGCTGAGCGTGAAGGTGTGTATACTGAATTCAAGGACCGCGTCGGTGAGGTTGTCAATGGTATTGTCCGTCGTTACGAGCGCGGTGATCTGATTGTCGATCTTGGCCGGGCTGAAGCCCTCCTGCCGAACCGTGAACAGGTCCCGCGGGAGAACTACCGCCAGTCCGATCGGGTTAGAGCTTATATTTCCGAAGTCAAAATGTCTGCCAAGGGTCCGCAGATTATCCTTTCCCGTACTCATCCGGGCTTGCTGATTTCGCTGTTTTCCTCTGAGGTTCCCGAAATCGCCGAAGGTATCGTTGAAATCAAGGGTGCTGCCCGCGAGCCTGGCAGCCGTGCCAAGATTGCAGTCGTCTCCCATGACGTCGATGTCGATCCGGTTGGTGCCTGTGTCGGGATGCGCGGTTCGCGGGTGCAGAATGTCGTGACCGAGTTGCGTGGCGAGCGGATCGATATTATTCCTTGGACGCCAGATCCGGCCCGTTTTGCCTGCGCAGCTCTTGCTCCGGCGGAAGTTTCCCGGGTTTATATCGATGATGAAGAACAGGCGATGGAGATCATCGTTCCTGACGACCAGCTCTCTTTGGCTATTGGCAAAAAAGGGCAGAATGTTCGCCTTGCCGCCAAACTGATCGGTTGGAAAATCGATATTAAGAGCGAGACCCGAGCTCAGGAAGAAGAGCAGGAAGAAGCTGCTCCGCAGCCCCCTGCCCAGGAAGAAGAGAAGGAACTGGGCAAGCCCGAACTGCAGGTAGCAGAACCAGCCGTTGAGCTGGAAGAGGAACAACCTGACCAAGAGCAGGAATGA
- a CDS encoding DNA polymerase III subunit chi — MTTTRVLFARQERPEKARLLCSLVDDCFRDRARILVFLQDDQQAMAMDRFLWTWDKGSFLPHAYDSGAVECVDEPIVITCKEENPNGASVLIMGGACSLGFMGRFELAIDLAEVYDETLLQKSRQRFKNYRDHGFQPAMYPPPQS; from the coding sequence ATGACCACGACCCGGGTTCTGTTTGCCCGCCAGGAGAGGCCGGAAAAGGCCCGCCTGCTTTGCAGCCTGGTCGATGATTGCTTTCGCGACCGGGCACGGATTCTGGTTTTTTTACAGGATGATCAGCAGGCCATGGCCATGGACCGCTTCCTCTGGACCTGGGATAAGGGATCCTTCCTTCCCCATGCTTACGACAGCGGTGCGGTCGAGTGTGTCGACGAGCCGATTGTCATCACCTGCAAGGAAGAAAACCCGAACGGGGCCAGCGTGTTGATTATGGGAGGGGCATGTTCTCTTGGTTTCATGGGGCGTTTTGAGTTGGCCATCGATCTGGCGGAGGTCTATGATGAGACTCTACTGCAGAAGTCACGACAGCGGTTCAAAAATTACCGCGACCACGGTTTCCAACCGGCCATGTACCCGCCACCGCAATCGTAA
- the xerD gene encoding site-specific tyrosine recombinase XerD, translating into MTDALLDSYLDYLTIEKGLSNNTVSAYYRDLSGYFAFLKKQPGIASAADISRSDLLAYLTGLRHQGLAPRTRARVLSTLRSFHRFLVRENHVSHDPSALIESPKILRALPKLLSAQEVEQLLAAPQGDGKIALRDRAMLEVLYATGIRVSELIDLRSADLKLDIGCLTVFGKGSKQRLVPLGEVALEIVQEYLQNGRPKLLKEGPIEAVFPNSRGRHMSRQGFWKILRNHALAAGINRPVHPHMLRHSFATHLLENGADLRAVQSMLGHADISTTQIYTHVLQERLKQIHQQYHPRG; encoded by the coding sequence ATGACGGACGCACTGCTCGATAGCTATCTGGATTATCTGACGATAGAGAAGGGGCTGTCGAATAACACGGTCAGTGCTTATTATCGTGACCTCAGCGGATATTTCGCGTTTCTGAAGAAACAGCCGGGGATCGCTTCAGCGGCAGATATCAGCCGTAGCGACCTGCTGGCCTATCTGACCGGGTTACGTCACCAGGGACTGGCGCCGCGGACCCGGGCCAGGGTGCTCAGCACCTTGCGTAGCTTTCACCGTTTTCTGGTTCGGGAAAATCATGTCAGTCATGATCCTTCCGCCCTGATCGAATCTCCCAAGATCCTGCGGGCACTGCCGAAACTGCTCTCTGCGCAAGAGGTTGAACAACTTCTTGCCGCACCGCAGGGCGATGGCAAGATCGCTTTGCGGGATCGGGCCATGCTTGAAGTGCTCTATGCGACCGGAATCAGGGTCTCCGAGTTAATTGACCTGAGATCTGCAGATTTGAAGCTCGATATCGGTTGCCTGACTGTATTTGGGAAAGGCTCGAAGCAGCGCCTGGTGCCACTGGGGGAAGTGGCACTTGAAATTGTTCAGGAATATCTGCAGAATGGGCGGCCGAAATTATTGAAGGAGGGGCCGATTGAGGCCGTTTTCCCAAACAGCCGCGGTCGTCACATGAGCCGCCAGGGATTCTGGAAAATTCTCCGGAATCATGCTCTGGCGGCAGGGATCAACCGGCCTGTCCATCCGCATATGCTGCGGCATTCTTTCGCAACCCACTTGCTTGAAAACGGTGCGGATTTAAGAGCAGTGCAAAGCATGCTGGGGCATGCTGATATTTCAACGACTCAAATATACACCCACGTTTTGCAGGAACGTTTGAAACAAATCCACCAGCAGTATCATCCACGCGGATGA